A genomic segment from uncultured Marinifilum sp. encodes:
- a CDS encoding SusC/RagA family TonB-linked outer membrane protein translates to MKKMIGLFVLLIGMSIQIVNAQSKQITGTVTSAEDGLGMPGVSVVIKGTTIGASTDINGKYSLEAQPTDILLFSFVGMVTQEITVGERNVINVVLETESIGVDEVVVTALGIKKEKKALGYAVQDVKAEELKKTGTPDLAKALQGKVAGVDIKMSSGMPGASSQIVIRGSRSFTGNNTPLYVVDGMPIASTAAFSTGNSVTGADISNRALDLNPNDIESINVLKGQAAAALYGLRASNGVVIITTKSGKGGVAGKPIVSINQTTSFDVVSRTPDYQTTWAQGSAGTYSPRTSMSWGGKISELPNDATYGGNNNGHEGMYRVPQLEDAGLDPWVTPQVYNNWDDYYQTGYTSTTGVNVSQATENGNFSVGIGYTDQDGIALNTGMERWNAKANAERKLNDYFTVGFSTNFAKTEVDKLSGGNDASLAGVLSAPSSYNLKGIPYNVPGDPYTQIYYRSLTFDNPYWVQYNNKFNEKTNRFFGNGYIQFAKELAADMNLTVKYQLGVDSYTTHYQDIFGYGSKGKTGSINNYGVTDVTYNSLLTANFDWKINDDLQLNVVVGNELNHNETKTYDQFGQEFNFGGWNHINNANTVTSDEAQYKDRTVGVFSSVSLSWKNMLFFNMTGRNDVASSMPRGNRSFFYPSVSLGFVASELDFIKDASWITFAKIRGSYAEVGQAGTYLDNYYAKPNYGGGFWTDEPITYPLDGVNSYIPNNVLYDPALKPQNTKSYEIGVNLKFLNNRVGIDYTYSRQNVEDQIFSVPLAGSTGASSLTMNGGEVHTDGHEIIMYVTPISTKDITWDLNVNYSKIKNVVDKLAPGVESIFLGGFTTPQVRAGIGDTYPVIYGSQYQRDDMGRILVDEDPNSAGYGMPMAGEPGVIGSVSPDFIVGMSSNFRYKNWSLGATLEWKEGGQMYSGSNGLLDLYGMSERTEDRESTFIFDGYKSDGSKNDIARGGSSDTGAYQTLYSDILTNIDEYYIHGNSFVKLRELSLKYNFGKSLIPNVDLTVSAFARNILLWTELDNFDPESSQGNNNMAGGFERFSLPQATSYGFSVDIKF, encoded by the coding sequence ATGAAAAAAATGATTGGACTATTTGTTTTACTCATTGGCATGAGTATTCAAATAGTAAATGCGCAAAGCAAGCAAATTACGGGTACTGTAACAAGTGCTGAAGATGGTCTGGGAATGCCTGGAGTGTCTGTCGTAATTAAAGGTACTACTATCGGAGCCAGTACCGATATTAATGGGAAGTACTCCTTAGAAGCACAACCTACAGATATATTGTTGTTTAGTTTCGTGGGAATGGTTACTCAGGAAATTACAGTAGGTGAGAGAAACGTTATTAATGTTGTTTTAGAGACTGAATCTATTGGTGTAGATGAAGTTGTTGTTACTGCCTTAGGTATAAAAAAAGAAAAGAAAGCTTTAGGATATGCCGTACAGGATGTTAAAGCTGAAGAGTTAAAGAAAACAGGAACTCCTGATCTAGCAAAAGCTCTTCAGGGAAAAGTAGCTGGGGTTGATATTAAAATGTCTAGTGGTATGCCAGGTGCTTCATCTCAGATTGTTATAAGGGGATCTCGTTCTTTTACAGGAAATAATACGCCTCTTTACGTTGTTGATGGAATGCCTATTGCAAGTACCGCAGCATTTAGTACAGGAAATAGTGTAACAGGTGCTGATATCTCTAATAGAGCATTGGATTTAAATCCTAATGATATCGAAAGTATCAATGTCTTAAAAGGTCAGGCAGCTGCCGCTTTGTATGGATTAAGAGCTTCTAATGGAGTTGTTATTATAACTACAAAAAGTGGTAAAGGTGGTGTAGCAGGGAAACCAATTGTGTCAATAAATCAAACAACTAGTTTTGATGTTGTATCAAGAACTCCAGATTATCAGACAACTTGGGCTCAAGGTAGTGCTGGTACTTATAGTCCAAGAACATCTATGTCTTGGGGTGGTAAAATTTCTGAGTTGCCAAACGATGCTACATATGGCGGAAATAATAATGGACATGAAGGAATGTATAGGGTACCTCAGTTAGAGGATGCAGGCTTAGATCCTTGGGTTACTCCTCAGGTTTATAATAACTGGGATGATTATTACCAAACAGGTTATACTTCAACAACAGGAGTAAATGTTAGTCAGGCTACTGAAAATGGAAATTTTTCTGTAGGAATTGGATACACAGATCAAGATGGTATTGCACTTAATACAGGAATGGAGAGATGGAATGCAAAGGCTAATGCAGAGAGAAAACTTAACGATTATTTTACTGTTGGATTCTCTACTAATTTTGCAAAAACAGAGGTTGATAAATTATCAGGAGGTAATGATGCTTCTCTTGCGGGAGTTTTATCTGCACCTAGTAGTTACAATCTTAAGGGGATACCTTATAATGTTCCTGGTGATCCTTATACTCAAATTTATTACCGATCATTAACCTTTGATAATCCATATTGGGTTCAATACAATAATAAATTTAATGAAAAAACAAATCGCTTTTTTGGTAACGGATACATACAGTTTGCAAAGGAACTAGCAGCTGATATGAATTTAACTGTAAAATATCAATTGGGCGTTGATTCTTATACTACCCATTATCAGGATATATTCGGTTATGGAAGTAAAGGAAAGACAGGTTCTATCAATAACTATGGAGTAACAGATGTTACTTATAATTCATTATTAACTGCTAATTTTGATTGGAAAATTAATGATGATTTGCAGTTGAATGTTGTTGTCGGAAATGAGCTTAATCATAATGAAACAAAAACATATGATCAGTTTGGACAAGAATTTAATTTTGGCGGATGGAATCATATAAATAATGCGAACACAGTAACCTCTGATGAAGCACAATATAAGGATCGTACCGTAGGTGTTTTTTCAAGTGTTTCTCTTTCATGGAAGAATATGTTGTTCTTTAATATGACAGGACGTAATGATGTTGCATCATCAATGCCTCGTGGAAATAGATCATTTTTCTATCCTTCAGTTTCTTTAGGTTTTGTGGCATCTGAATTAGACTTTATCAAAGATGCAAGTTGGATTACATTTGCAAAAATTAGAGGTTCTTATGCTGAAGTAGGACAAGCGGGTACTTATCTAGATAATTACTATGCTAAACCTAATTATGGTGGAGGTTTTTGGACTGATGAGCCAATTACATATCCGTTGGATGGTGTAAATTCTTATATTCCTAATAATGTTTTGTATGATCCAGCCTTAAAACCTCAGAATACTAAATCGTATGAGATTGGGGTAAATCTGAAATTCTTAAATAATAGAGTAGGTATTGATTATACATATTCAAGACAAAATGTAGAGGATCAAATTTTCTCAGTTCCATTAGCAGGATCAACAGGAGCTAGTAGCTTAACAATGAATGGAGGAGAGGTTCATACCGATGGCCACGAGATTATAATGTATGTAACGCCAATTTCCACTAAAGATATTACTTGGGATTTAAATGTTAACTACTCTAAAATAAAGAATGTTGTAGATAAATTAGCTCCAGGAGTTGAGAGTATTTTCTTAGGAGGTTTTACTACTCCTCAGGTAAGAGCAGGTATTGGTGATACTTATCCGGTAATTTACGGATCACAATATCAACGTGATGATATGGGAAGAATACTTGTTGATGAAGACCCAAATTCGGCAGGCTATGGAATGCCAATGGCAGGAGAACCAGGTGTAATTGGATCTGTCTCACCAGATTTTATTGTTGGTATGTCTTCAAATTTTAGATATAAAAATTGGTCATTAGGTGCTACTTTGGAATGGAAAGAAGGTGGTCAAATGTATTCTGGATCAAATGGACTTCTTGATTTATATGGTATGTCTGAAAGAACTGAAGATCGTGAATCTACTTTTATTTTTGATGGATATAAGAGTGATGGTTCAAAAAATGATATTGCCAGAGGTGGTTCAAGTGATACTGGAGCGTATCAAACTTTATATTCCGATATCTTAACAAATATTGATGAATATTATATTCATGGAAATTCATTTGTTAAATTGAGAGAGCTTTCGTTAAAGTATAATTTCGGGAAAAGTTTAATTCCTAATGTAGATCTTACTGTTTCTGCTTTCGCTAGAAATATTCTACTTTGGACAGAATTGGATAACTTTGATCCAGAGTCTTCTCAAGGTAATAATAATATGGCCGGAGGTTTCGAAAGATTTTCTTTACCGCAAGCCACAAGTTATGGATTTAGTGTTGATATTAAATTTTAA
- a CDS encoding SusD/RagB family nutrient-binding outer membrane lipoprotein: protein MKKVNYYITIAIIMFAISSCSEDLMDDINKNVNDPANVATNLIITDVMTSTAFSVTGSDLAFYSSCYVEHNVGVYNQMYNAEIRSNEPSSSTTYNNSWNSIYQNLLNLKDVITKCSEGGSEEGNYHTLGIAQILTAYNLAILTDVMGDVPWSEALNPGVIFTPVLDSQESIYTEIFTYLDNAISNLALETSFPTLGTQDFLYSGDEASINNWVKFAYGLKARYTMRLSMRDANYSDVITFANQSFTSASEQCQFDYNGSSSKSPFQQFFLDRDYFGASSSLHNKLDARNDPRDAVFFKAYSDGGTLEFAPNGTPSQEQGRYGISAISSLTAPTYLLSYHEIEFLKAEAYARQNDLVNASASLKKAIVAACAKSNINISQADAEAYFTDEVEGKLLDQNSTTKEVMIQKYIAFFEEEALEAYNDIRRLKAMGDDFIDLDNPLNSSKFPLRFAYGSEDVTTNVNVREAYGDGSYVYSENVWWAGGSR, encoded by the coding sequence ATGAAAAAAGTAAATTATTATATAACTATTGCTATTATAATGTTTGCAATTAGTTCATGTTCTGAAGATTTGATGGATGATATCAATAAGAACGTAAATGATCCTGCAAATGTAGCAACAAACTTGATTATTACAGATGTAATGACGAGTACTGCTTTTAGTGTAACAGGATCAGATTTAGCATTTTATTCTTCATGTTATGTGGAGCATAATGTAGGAGTTTATAATCAAATGTATAATGCTGAGATTCGATCAAATGAACCATCTAGTAGTACAACCTATAATAACTCTTGGAATTCAATTTATCAGAATTTATTGAATTTAAAAGATGTAATAACAAAATGTTCTGAAGGAGGAAGTGAAGAAGGAAATTACCATACCTTAGGAATTGCCCAAATTTTGACAGCTTATAATTTGGCTATTCTTACTGATGTAATGGGAGATGTACCTTGGAGCGAGGCTTTAAATCCAGGAGTTATATTTACTCCGGTTTTAGATTCTCAGGAAAGTATTTATACAGAAATTTTCACCTATTTGGATAATGCGATTTCAAATTTAGCATTAGAAACTTCTTTCCCAACTCTGGGAACTCAGGATTTTCTTTATAGTGGTGATGAAGCTAGTATCAACAATTGGGTTAAATTTGCTTATGGCTTAAAAGCCAGATATACAATGCGTTTGTCTATGCGTGATGCAAATTATTCCGACGTAATTACTTTTGCTAATCAATCTTTTACAAGTGCAAGTGAGCAGTGTCAATTCGACTATAATGGATCTTCTTCTAAAAGTCCATTTCAGCAGTTTTTTCTTGATCGTGATTACTTTGGGGCAAGTTCGAGTTTGCATAATAAGTTAGACGCAAGAAATGATCCAAGAGATGCTGTTTTCTTTAAGGCTTATTCTGATGGAGGTACTTTAGAATTTGCACCTAATGGTACTCCAAGTCAGGAACAAGGGAGATATGGTATTTCTGCAATAAGTTCCTTAACAGCACCTACTTATTTGTTGAGCTATCATGAAATTGAATTTTTGAAAGCTGAAGCTTACGCACGCCAAAATGATCTGGTAAATGCATCAGCATCTTTGAAAAAAGCAATTGTTGCCGCTTGTGCTAAATCAAATATAAATATCTCGCAAGCAGATGCAGAAGCCTATTTTACTGACGAAGTTGAAGGTAAACTTTTGGATCAGAATTCAACAACTAAAGAAGTTATGATTCAAAAATATATTGCCTTCTTCGAAGAGGAAGCTTTAGAAGCCTATAACGATATACGAAGATTAAAAGCAATGGGCGATGATTTTATTGATCTAGATAATCCGTTAAACAGCTCTAAATTTCCATTGCGATTTGCTTATGGTTCTGAAGATGTAACAACAAATGTTAATGTTAGGGAAGCTTATGGTGATGGTAGCTATGTTTATTCTGAAAATGTTTGGTGGGCTGGAGGCTCAAGATAA
- a CDS encoding SusC/RagA family TonB-linked outer membrane protein: protein MKKIIGLFVLLILMGAQIVNAQSKRISGTVTSADDGLGMPGVSVIIKGTTVGASTDIDGKYSLEAQASDVLLFSFVGMVTKEISVGSQTTINVVLETESIGVDEVVVTALGITKEKKSLGYAVQEVGGDAVSTAKDASFISSLSGKVSGVNIKKSGQIGGSVNIVIRGSNSFLNNNQALFVVDGVPVSNSNTNTTSSQTAGGGYDYGNAASDIDPESIESISVLKGATAAALYGSDAANGVILITTKKGSKKKGIGVTISQGVTFSKYDDDTFPEYQTEYGAGYGPYYGSTGYFNDEDFDGDGTMDLLVPYGEDASFGGPLDGSMVFQWDAIYPQLDTYKQKSAYSASKNGPGSFFQTGVSSTTNIAIDGGNDQGTFRLAYTNDDRKGILENSKIKKDVIDFNASYKLTDKFKVDAKATYTRISGKGRYGTGYDAGNVMQSLKQWYQANVDLKAQKNAYMSTKENLSWNANSSSDLSPHYFDNPYWVLYENYETDIRNRFFGKFQASYEINDNLNVLARFGIDTYTDLREERIAMGSLDLSKYEKYERTYEEYNNDFMLNYDKRFSEDFTFRALLGMNIKNINVRSTRSSTTGGLVNPGVYALSNSKSALEPAAEYDAEQLKYGWYGQATFGLWDKWYTEASLRFDKSSTLPKDDDTYAYYSVSSSFVFNELLDLPWLTFGKLRVGYAEVASDAPIQSVYNTYSAATSFNSTPMYYLPDTANNSNLKNETTDEFEIGLELNMFNNRLGLDLSYYDKKTTDQILSAEVSTASGVNYKYINAGEMSNKGLEVALFGSPVKKKDFEWNVNVNWAKNKNEVVSLNGDSQNLLIYSAWSTAINARVGEAYGTITGTDYQYIDGKRIVGNDGKYVKTSSTQEILGNIQPDWNGGISNNFRYKNFSFGFLIDIQKGGDIVSYDMGFGSATGIYKETAGLNELGNPKRNSIADGGGVLLDGVNANGETNTVRADASTYETPYGYYGGSYDSDFNGDGYAADKALVYDASYVKLREVTLNYNLPKSVLSKLSLTDVTVGVFGRNLWIIDKNLPYGDPEYTSSSGNYQGIQNASLPSTKEYGFNVKVKF from the coding sequence ATGAAAAAAATTATTGGACTATTTGTCCTTCTCATTTTAATGGGAGCACAAATAGTAAATGCGCAAAGCAAAAGAATTTCGGGAACTGTAACAAGTGCCGATGATGGTCTGGGAATGCCTGGTGTATCAGTTATTATTAAAGGTACCACAGTAGGCGCGAGTACTGATATAGACGGTAAGTATTCCCTTGAAGCACAAGCTTCGGATGTGCTACTATTTAGTTTCGTTGGTATGGTTACCAAAGAAATTAGTGTTGGTAGTCAAACTACCATTAATGTTGTTCTCGAAACTGAATCAATAGGTGTTGATGAAGTTGTTGTTACAGCATTAGGTATTACTAAAGAAAAGAAATCTTTAGGATATGCGGTACAAGAAGTAGGCGGAGATGCTGTAAGTACAGCAAAAGACGCTAGTTTTATCAGCTCCCTCTCTGGTAAAGTTAGTGGTGTTAATATTAAAAAATCAGGTCAAATTGGAGGATCTGTTAATATTGTAATTCGTGGATCAAATTCATTTTTGAATAATAATCAGGCTTTATTTGTTGTTGATGGTGTTCCTGTAAGTAATAGTAATACGAATACAACATCTTCTCAAACAGCTGGTGGTGGATATGATTATGGTAATGCTGCTTCAGATATTGATCCAGAATCTATCGAATCTATTTCAGTATTAAAAGGTGCAACTGCAGCTGCATTATATGGTTCAGATGCTGCCAATGGTGTAATATTAATTACAACTAAAAAAGGATCTAAAAAGAAAGGTATTGGCGTTACTATAAGTCAAGGGGTAACTTTTAGCAAGTATGATGATGATACTTTCCCGGAGTATCAAACAGAATATGGAGCTGGTTATGGACCTTACTATGGTTCTACAGGATACTTTAATGATGAAGATTTTGATGGTGATGGTACTATGGATTTATTAGTTCCTTATGGCGAGGATGCTTCTTTTGGAGGTCCGTTAGATGGATCTATGGTATTTCAGTGGGATGCAATCTATCCACAATTAGATACATATAAGCAAAAAAGTGCTTATTCTGCTTCTAAGAATGGACCAGGATCATTTTTTCAAACGGGAGTTTCTTCAACTACCAATATTGCTATTGATGGAGGAAATGATCAAGGAACTTTCCGTTTAGCTTATACAAATGATGATAGAAAAGGTATACTGGAAAATTCTAAGATCAAAAAAGATGTAATCGATTTTAATGCTTCTTATAAACTTACCGACAAATTTAAAGTTGATGCGAAAGCTACTTATACAAGAATCTCAGGTAAAGGTAGATATGGTACAGGTTACGATGCTGGTAATGTTATGCAATCTTTAAAGCAATGGTATCAAGCAAATGTTGATTTAAAAGCTCAAAAAAATGCTTATATGTCAACTAAAGAGAATCTTAGTTGGAATGCAAATTCATCTAGTGACTTATCTCCTCATTATTTTGATAATCCATACTGGGTACTTTATGAAAATTATGAAACTGATATTCGTAATAGGTTTTTCGGTAAATTTCAGGCAAGTTACGAAATTAACGATAATTTGAATGTTCTTGCCAGATTTGGTATTGATACTTATACTGATTTAAGAGAAGAAAGAATTGCAATGGGTAGTTTAGACTTGTCTAAGTATGAAAAATATGAACGTACTTATGAGGAGTACAACAATGATTTCATGTTGAACTATGATAAAAGATTTTCTGAAGATTTTACTTTCAGAGCTCTTTTAGGTATGAATATTAAAAATATAAACGTAAGAAGTACCCGCTCATCAACAACTGGTGGTTTGGTTAATCCTGGCGTTTATGCGTTGAGTAATTCTAAAAGTGCCTTAGAACCTGCTGCAGAGTATGATGCAGAACAATTAAAATATGGATGGTACGGACAAGCTACTTTTGGTTTGTGGGATAAATGGTATACAGAAGCATCGCTTCGTTTCGATAAGTCATCTACCTTACCTAAAGATGATGATACTTATGCTTATTATTCTGTTTCTTCAAGTTTCGTGTTTAATGAGTTGCTTGATTTACCCTGGTTAACTTTTGGTAAATTAAGAGTTGGTTATGCTGAAGTTGCAAGTGATGCACCTATTCAAAGTGTTTACAATACCTATTCGGCAGCGACTTCTTTTAATTCGACTCCAATGTATTATTTACCAGATACGGCGAATAATTCAAATTTGAAAAATGAAACAACAGACGAATTTGAAATTGGTTTGGAATTAAATATGTTTAATAATCGTCTAGGGTTAGATTTATCATATTACGATAAAAAAACAACAGACCAAATTTTATCTGCAGAAGTTTCAACTGCATCAGGTGTAAATTATAAGTACATTAATGCAGGTGAAATGTCTAATAAAGGTTTAGAAGTAGCTCTGTTTGGTTCTCCTGTAAAGAAAAAAGATTTCGAATGGAATGTAAATGTAAACTGGGCCAAAAATAAGAATGAGGTTGTTTCTTTAAATGGAGATAGTCAAAACTTATTAATTTATAGTGCCTGGAGTACAGCAATTAATGCTCGAGTAGGAGAAGCCTATGGTACAATAACAGGTACCGATTACCAATATATTGATGGAAAAAGAATTGTAGGTAATGATGGTAAATATGTTAAAACTAGTAGTACTCAGGAAATCTTAGGTAACATTCAACCAGATTGGAATGGTGGTATTAGTAATAACTTCAGATATAAAAACTTCTCATTTGGTTTTCTAATTGACATTCAAAAAGGTGGTGATATTGTATCTTATGACATGGGATTTGGTAGTGCAACAGGGATATATAAAGAAACTGCCGGTTTAAACGAGTTGGGTAATCCTAAGCGTAATAGTATTGCCGATGGTGGTGGAGTATTGCTTGATGGTGTTAATGCTAATGGTGAAACTAATACTGTTAGAGCTGATGCAAGTACTTACGAAACACCTTATGGTTATTATGGTGGATCTTATGATTCTGATTTTAATGGAGATGGTTACGCAGCAGATAAAGCATTAGTCTATGACGCTTCTTATGTGAAATTAAGAGAGGTAACTCTTAATTATAATCTTCCTAAATCTGTGTTGAGCAAACTTAGTTTAACAGATGTAACAGTTGGAGTATTTGGTAGAAATTTATGGATTATTGATAAAAATCTTCCTTATGGGGATCCTGAATACACTTCAAGTTCAGGTAATTATCAAGGTATTCAGAATGCATCACTTCCAAGTACTAAAGAGTATGGATTTAATGTGAAAGTTAAATTTTAA
- a CDS encoding SusD/RagB family nutrient-binding outer membrane lipoprotein: MKKIYILLGLMISLIAVSCDDDLSVRNVDPKSPTEVEPGVLFSYAMENLARQMADGDYNQNLDRFWANYFTQTTYIQECSYDPKNRDVGGSIFDNIYTEILMELKKSKEGLRSTEVADEFLPELNNKLAMIKILEVYSYQYLLDNFGNVPFSEALDIENSTPVYDDAATIYSSIADSLTSAVSSIDLTADSFSTADLLYGGDMASWKKFGASLQLKLGMRLADVNSTLASSLVSDAVSNGVFESNADNASFAYTTSEPYVNPTYNYFVTDKRASDYIAADFFVDLLIDYNDPRISYFFDDNIEAGYVGGAYGGVGNAYSAYSHVSSTIVAPDYPSILMDYTAVSFYLAEAVERGFISGDAEEFYIDGITSSFDYWGLSTADLTTYLTEADVVYDSANYKEKIGIQKYIGSFNQGHEAWTEARRLDFPVLVAAASNNRPNPKRLLYPTSEPLINATNYNAAASAIGGDELATKLFWDVN, translated from the coding sequence ATGAAAAAAATATATATATTATTAGGCTTAATGATCTCACTGATCGCTGTATCGTGTGATGATGATTTGTCGGTTCGAAATGTAGATCCGAAATCGCCAACTGAAGTTGAACCAGGAGTGTTATTCTCTTATGCAATGGAAAATCTTGCCAGACAAATGGCTGATGGAGATTATAACCAGAATTTAGATAGATTCTGGGCCAATTACTTTACTCAGACTACTTATATTCAGGAGTGTTCGTATGATCCTAAAAATAGAGATGTTGGTGGAAGTATTTTTGATAATATTTACACTGAAATTTTAATGGAATTAAAAAAATCTAAAGAAGGTCTTAGATCAACCGAAGTTGCTGATGAATTTTTACCTGAGTTAAATAATAAATTGGCTATGATCAAAATACTTGAAGTATATTCTTATCAGTACTTATTGGATAATTTTGGAAATGTTCCATTTTCTGAAGCTTTAGATATTGAAAACTCAACACCGGTTTATGATGATGCAGCAACTATCTATTCTTCTATTGCAGATAGTTTAACAAGTGCTGTTTCAAGCATTGATTTGACTGCTGATAGTTTTTCGACTGCAGATTTATTATATGGTGGAGATATGGCATCCTGGAAAAAATTTGGTGCATCTCTTCAGTTAAAGCTAGGAATGAGATTAGCGGATGTAAATTCAACATTGGCTTCTTCACTAGTATCCGATGCCGTTTCTAATGGGGTTTTCGAATCGAATGCGGATAATGCTTCATTTGCTTATACTACTTCAGAACCTTATGTAAATCCAACTTATAATTATTTTGTAACCGATAAAAGGGCATCTGATTATATTGCTGCAGATTTCTTTGTGGATCTTCTAATTGACTATAACGATCCTCGAATTTCATATTTCTTTGATGACAATATAGAAGCTGGATATGTAGGTGGAGCTTATGGAGGAGTTGGAAATGCTTATAGTGCTTATAGTCACGTTAGTTCCACAATTGTGGCTCCTGATTATCCAAGTATTTTAATGGATTATACAGCAGTTTCATTCTATTTAGCAGAAGCTGTAGAGCGTGGATTTATTTCGGGTGATGCCGAAGAGTTTTATATAGATGGAATTACATCTTCATTTGACTATTGGGGACTTTCTACCGCCGATTTAACTACTTATTTAACAGAAGCTGATGTTGTTTACGATTCAGCAAATTATAAGGAAAAGATTGGTATTCAGAAATATATTGGCTCATTTAATCAAGGACATGAAGCCTGGACTGAAGCAAGACGTTTAGATTTTCCTGTTTTAGTTGCCGCAGCTTCTAACAATAGACCTAATCCTAAACGTTTACTTTATCCAACATCAGAACCATTAATTAATGCAACTAATTATAATGCTGCCGCAAGTGCAATTGGTGGAGATGAGTTAGCAACCAAATTATTTTGGGATGTAAACTAA